One Setaria italica strain Yugu1 chromosome II, Setaria_italica_v2.0, whole genome shotgun sequence DNA segment encodes these proteins:
- the LOC101771958 gene encoding uncharacterized protein LOC101771958, giving the protein MSRKKPTAPAPAVASTGCSALMSCLSRHRRGPPQPVPRGSDSLPRSSDADGGGRAADAAERYWKRLQLLEEEIRRLSVWLGQEEMLAPATECVVRGSAKATEEGASAVTECVRNGARAREESNRAATATVTATNRCVGAGQATVGVEEIVRLEDGSYLREVRRVCRPWERLAVQVSRPVVPVDAASASEVLDKMAAMRAEDLCKFLSQMMPLKDITGQHNPGEPVRRTARLRSGDDLLEALVVRAMDKLESLVLEGLKIQMASPATEPTADRRRDEAAVGKDCMVHVVLMQARDPNERYGAIGDTMIGLIEASLQRKDGAVKLEMQALHVAGISCFLSKKPSDGRYMMWSASLRQRKGSHDGDGGAHDNGCRCTCVRNPNRVFEP; this is encoded by the exons ATGTCCCGCAAGAAGCCAAcggcccccgcgccggccgtggcctcCACCGGCTGCTCCGCCCTCATGTCCTGCctctcccgccaccgccgcggcccgccgcaGCCGGTGCCGAGGGGAAGCGACTCGCTGCCGCGCAGCAGcgacgcggacggcggcggcagagccGCCGATGCCGCGGAGAGGTACTGGAAGAGGCTGCAGctcctggaggaggagatcaGGAGGCTGAGCGTGTGGCTGGGCCAGGAGGAGATGCTCGCGCCGGCCACCGAGTGCGTCGTCAGGGGCAGCGCCAAGGCCACGGAGGAGGGCGCCAGCGCGGTCACCGAGTGCGTCAGGAACGGCGCCAGGGCCAGGGAGGAGAGCAACAgggcggccacggccacggttACCGCCACCAACAGGTGCGTTGGCGCTGGCCAAGCGACCGTCGGCGTCGAGGAGATTGTGAGGCTGGAGGACGGCAGCTACTTGCGCGAGGTCAGGCGGGTCTGCCGGCCGTGGGAGCGGCTGGCCGTGCAGGTCTCGCGGCCCGTCGTTCCCGTGGACGCGGCGAGCGCGTCAGAG GTTCTTGACAAGATGGCTGCGATGAGGGCTGAGGACCTGTGCAAGTTCCTGAGCCAGATGATGCCGCTGAAGGACATCACAGGCCAGCACAACCCCGGCGAGCCCGTGCGCCGGACGGCGAGGCTGAGATCGGGGGACGACCTTTTGGAAGCTCTCGTCGTCAGGGCAATGGACAAGCTGGAATCTCTGGTCCTGGAAGGCCTGAAGATCCAGATGGCCTCACCGGCTACTGAACCCACCGCTGACCGGAGGCGGGACGAGGCGGCGGTCGGCAAGGATTGCATGGTCCATGTGGTCCTGATGCAAGCGAGGGATCCAAATGAGAGGTATGGCGCCATCGGCGACACCATGATTGGTCTGATCGAGGCGTCTCTGCAGAGGAAGGATGGCGCGGTGAAGCTGGAGATGCAGGCGTTGCACGTTGCCGGGATCAGCTGCTTCCTAAGCAAGAAGCCCAGCGATGGCAGATACATGATGTGGAGTGCTTCTCTGAGACAGCGCAAGGGGTcacacgacggcgacggcggagctcaTGACAATGGCTGCCGGTGCACTTGTGTTCGGAATCCCAATCGGGTGTTCGAACCATAG